From the genome of Bradyrhizobium elkanii USDA 76, one region includes:
- a CDS encoding CsbD family protein, whose protein sequence is MGSTTDRIKGTANEAIGRFKRRLGKVTGSPAMQGRGAILEAKGKGQKALGGIKRIVGRVTAAAHWPR, encoded by the coding sequence ATGGGTAGCACGACCGATAGGATCAAGGGCACGGCCAACGAGGCGATCGGCAGGTTCAAGCGGCGTCTTGGCAAGGTCACCGGCTCTCCGGCGATGCAGGGCAGAGGCGCGATCCTGGAAGCCAAGGGCAAGGGACAGAAGGCACTCGGCGGCATCAAGAGGATCGTCGGCAGGGTGACCGCAGCGGCTCACTGGCCTCGCTGA
- a CDS encoding cupin domain-containing protein, protein MSGSHDHTHSHDHHHHDDERWKHDGVRVIPGNQLDPNVPSTAGMDRKAAINFARVGAQKLWAGTVSIKPDAKTGAHHHGHLESIIYVVKGKARMRWGEKLQFTAEAGPGDFIFVPPYVPHQEINASPDEVLECVLVRSDGEAVAINLDIEPVEKPENVLWVDPVHRHPDEKK, encoded by the coding sequence ATGAGCGGTTCCCACGATCACACCCATTCCCACGATCATCACCATCACGACGATGAGCGCTGGAAGCACGACGGCGTCCGCGTGATTCCCGGCAACCAGCTCGATCCGAATGTGCCGTCGACCGCCGGCATGGACCGCAAGGCCGCGATCAATTTTGCCCGGGTCGGCGCGCAGAAATTGTGGGCAGGCACCGTCAGCATCAAGCCGGACGCCAAGACCGGCGCGCATCATCACGGCCATCTCGAAAGCATCATCTATGTCGTGAAGGGCAAGGCGCGGATGCGCTGGGGCGAGAAGCTGCAATTCACCGCCGAAGCCGGTCCCGGCGATTTCATCTTCGTGCCGCCCTACGTTCCGCACCAGGAGATCAACGCCAGTCCCGACGAAGTGCTGGAATGCGTGCTGGTGCGCTCCGACGGCGAGGCGGTGGCGATCAACCTCGACATCGAGCCGGTCGAGAAGCCGGAGAACGTGCTGTGGGTCGACCCGGTGCACCGGCATCCCGACGAGAAGAAATAA
- a CDS encoding FKBP-type peptidyl-prolyl cis-trans isomerase, protein MQSSRRTIITTAFAGLAAAVSTSVAGRTAAAQTAGKPMTTASGLQIIDSKVGTGASPKTGQTCVMHYTGWLYENGQKGKKFDSSVDRNEPFEFPIGQGHVIKGWDEGVASMKVGGKRTLIIPPNLGYGARGAGGVIPPNATLMFDVELLGVK, encoded by the coding sequence ATGCAATCTTCACGACGCACGATCATCACGACTGCGTTCGCCGGCCTTGCGGCGGCAGTCTCCACATCCGTTGCTGGCAGGACGGCAGCGGCCCAAACTGCAGGAAAGCCCATGACCACAGCTTCAGGCCTCCAGATCATCGACAGCAAGGTCGGCACCGGCGCCTCGCCGAAGACCGGCCAGACCTGCGTCATGCACTATACCGGCTGGCTCTACGAGAACGGCCAGAAGGGCAAGAAATTCGACTCCTCGGTCGATCGCAATGAGCCGTTCGAGTTTCCGATCGGCCAGGGTCACGTGATCAAGGGCTGGGACGAGGGCGTCGCCAGCATGAAGGTCGGCGGCAAGCGCACCCTGATCATCCCGCCGAACCTCGGCTACGGCGCGCGCGGCGCCGGCGGCGTGATCCCGCCGAACGCCACGCTGATGTTCGACGTCGAACTGCTTGGCGTCAAATAA
- a CDS encoding D-2-hydroxyacid dehydrogenase family protein: MKISILDDYFDTLRTLDCYRKLDGYDVKIWNDHVQDVDALAERLRDTDALVLIRERTQIRTPLLERLPKLKLISQRSVYPHIDIDTCTRLGIIVSSSQHADTPSYATAEFTWGMILAAMRAIPQQMAALKAGKWQIGVGHTLRGKTLGIYGYGRIGAVVAGYGKAFGMNVLVWAREPAMAKARADGYETSASKADFFARCDVLSLHMRLVDATRGIVKAEDLARMKQTALIVNTSRAPLIEPGALVNALRAGRPGMAAIDVYEKEPLRDPADPLLNMDNVVCTPHLGYVSRDEYEIQFTDIFDQILAYTAGTPTNVVNPDVLAHPDVLAHARPRG, encoded by the coding sequence ATGAAGATTTCGATCCTCGACGATTATTTCGACACGCTGCGCACCCTCGATTGCTATCGCAAGCTCGACGGGTATGACGTCAAGATCTGGAACGATCATGTCCAGGACGTCGATGCACTCGCCGAACGGCTGCGCGATACCGACGCGCTGGTCCTGATCCGCGAGCGAACCCAGATCCGCACGCCGCTGCTCGAACGTCTGCCGAAGCTGAAGCTGATCAGCCAGCGCAGCGTCTATCCGCATATCGACATCGACACCTGCACGCGGCTCGGCATCATCGTGTCGTCGAGCCAGCATGCCGATACGCCGTCCTACGCCACTGCCGAGTTCACCTGGGGCATGATCCTCGCCGCGATGCGCGCGATCCCGCAACAGATGGCGGCGCTGAAGGCGGGCAAGTGGCAGATCGGCGTCGGTCATACGCTGCGCGGCAAGACGCTCGGCATCTATGGCTACGGCCGCATCGGCGCGGTGGTCGCGGGCTATGGCAAGGCGTTCGGCATGAACGTGCTGGTCTGGGCGCGCGAGCCGGCGATGGCGAAGGCGCGCGCCGACGGCTATGAGACATCAGCCAGCAAGGCGGATTTCTTTGCCCGCTGCGACGTGCTGTCGCTGCATATGCGGCTGGTGGACGCGACGCGCGGCATCGTCAAGGCGGAAGACCTCGCGCGGATGAAACAGACCGCGCTGATCGTCAACACCAGCCGCGCGCCGCTGATCGAGCCCGGCGCGCTGGTCAACGCGCTGCGTGCCGGCCGGCCCGGGATGGCCGCGATCGACGTCTACGAGAAGGAGCCGCTGCGCGACCCGGCGGACCCGCTGCTCAACATGGACAATGTGGTCTGCACGCCGCATCTCGGCTACGTCTCGCGCGACGAGTACGAGATCCAGTTCACCGACATCTTCGATCAGATATTGGCTTACACGGCCGGTACGCCGACCAACGTCGTCAATCCGGATGTGCTGGCACATCCGGATGTGCTGGCGCATGCGCGCCCGCGCGGCTGA